The Kluyvera intermedia genome window below encodes:
- the lepB gene encoding signal peptidase I — MANMFALILVIATLVTGLLWCVDKFIFAPKRRERQAAAQVATGDSLDKNTLKKVSSKPGWLETGASVFPVLAIVLIVRSFIYEPFQIPSGSMMPTLLIGDFILVEKFAYGIKDPIYQKTIIETGHPKRGDIVVFKYPEDPRLDYIKRTVGLPGDKVTYDPVSKQVTIQPGCSSGQACGNALPVTYSNVEPSDFVQTFSRSNGGEATSGFFEVPKGESKENGVRLTQRQETLGEVNHRILTVPIAQDQAGMYYHQSSLPLATWIVPPGHYFMMGDNRDNSADSRYWGFVPEANLVGKATAIWMSFDKQEGQWPTGVRLSRIGGIH, encoded by the coding sequence ATGGCGAACATGTTTGCCCTGATTCTGGTGATTGCCACACTGGTCACGGGCTTGCTGTGGTGCGTTGATAAATTTATCTTCGCACCAAAACGACGGGAACGTCAGGCTGCGGCGCAGGTCGCAACGGGCGATTCGCTGGATAAAAATACGCTGAAAAAAGTGAGCTCGAAACCGGGCTGGCTGGAAACGGGTGCCTCGGTATTCCCGGTGCTGGCTATCGTGCTGATTGTGCGCTCGTTTATCTATGAGCCGTTCCAGATCCCATCTGGTTCGATGATGCCGACTCTGCTGATTGGCGACTTTATCCTGGTGGAGAAATTCGCATACGGGATTAAAGACCCTATCTATCAGAAGACGATTATTGAAACGGGTCATCCGAAACGCGGCGATATCGTGGTGTTCAAATACCCGGAAGATCCACGCCTTGATTACATCAAGCGTACCGTGGGTTTGCCTGGGGATAAAGTGACCTACGATCCAGTGTCCAAGCAGGTGACTATCCAACCAGGATGCAGTTCCGGTCAGGCGTGTGGTAACGCGCTGCCGGTAACGTATTCCAACGTTGAACCGAGCGATTTTGTCCAGACCTTCTCGCGCAGCAACGGCGGCGAGGCGACCAGCGGCTTCTTTGAAGTACCTAAGGGCGAAAGCAAAGAAAACGGCGTACGTCTGACACAGCGTCAGGAAACGCTTGGTGAGGTTAATCACCGTATTTTGACCGTGCCAATCGCACAGGATCAGGCGGGGATGTACTATCACCAGTCCAGTTTGCCGCTGGCGACCTGGATTGTGCCGCCAGGACACTACTTCATGATGGGTGATAACCGCGACAACAGCGCGGATAGCCGTTACTGGGGCTTTGTGCCGGAAGCCAATCTGGTCGGTAAAGCCACAGCTATCTGGATGAGTTTTGATAAACAAGAAGGCCAATGGCCTACCGGCGTGCGTTTAAGTCGTATCGGCGGGATCCATTAA
- the rnc gene encoding ribonuclease III: MNPIVINRLQRKLGYTFVHQELLQQALTHRSASSKHNERLEFLGDSILSYVIANALYHRFPRVDEGDMSRMRATLVRGNTLAEIAREFELGECLRLGPGELKSGGFRRESILADTVEALIGGVFLDSDIQNVERLILSWYQTRLDEISPGDKQKDPKTRLQEYLQGRHLPLPSYLVVQVRGEAHDQEFTIHCQVSGLSEPVVGTGSSRRKAEQAAAEEALKKLELE; this comes from the coding sequence ATGAACCCCATCGTAATTAATCGGCTTCAACGGAAGCTGGGCTACACTTTTGTTCATCAGGAGTTGTTGCAACAGGCGTTAACGCACCGTAGCGCTAGCAGCAAACACAACGAACGCTTAGAGTTTCTGGGCGATTCAATTTTAAGCTACGTGATTGCTAACGCGCTCTATCATCGCTTCCCTCGCGTGGATGAAGGCGATATGAGCCGGATGCGCGCGACATTAGTTCGTGGAAACACGCTGGCGGAAATCGCCCGTGAATTCGAACTGGGCGAATGTCTGCGTTTAGGGCCGGGTGAGTTGAAAAGCGGCGGCTTCCGTCGTGAATCTATTCTGGCTGATACGGTTGAAGCATTGATTGGCGGGGTATTCCTCGACAGCGATATTCAAAACGTAGAAAGACTGATCCTCTCCTGGTATCAGACTCGCCTGGACGAAATTAGTCCGGGCGATAAGCAAAAAGATCCAAAAACACGCTTGCAGGAGTACCTGCAAGGCCGCCATCTGCCGCTGCCCTCTTATCTGGTGGTACAGGTGCGTGGGGAAGCACACGATCAGGAATTTACTATCCACTGCCAGGTTAGCGGCCTGAGTGAACCGGTGGTCGGCACAGGTTCTAGCCGTCGCAAGGCGGAACAGGCTGCCGCCGAAGAGGCGCTGAAAAAGCTGGAGCTGGAATGA
- the era gene encoding GTPase Era, with protein MSEEKTYCGFIAIVGRPNVGKSTLLNKLLGQKISITSRKAQTTRHRIVGIHTEGTHQAIYVDTPGLHMEEKRAINRLMNKAASSSIGDVELIIFVVEGTRWTPDDEMVLNKLRGGKAPVILAVNKVDNVQEKADLLPHLQFLGSQMNFLDIVPLSAESGLNVDTIAGIVHKHLPEAIHHFPEDYITDRSQRFMASEIIREKLMRFLGAELPYSVTVEIERFVSNERGGYDVNGLILVEREGQKKMVIGNKGSKIKTIGIEARKDMQDMFEAPVHLELWVKVKSGWADDERALRSLGYTDDL; from the coding sequence ATGAGCGAAGAAAAAACATACTGCGGATTTATTGCCATCGTTGGTCGTCCGAACGTCGGCAAATCTACCTTACTGAACAAGCTGCTCGGGCAGAAAATTTCGATTACTTCCCGAAAAGCGCAGACGACACGTCACCGTATCGTCGGCATCCATACCGAAGGGACTCATCAGGCGATTTATGTCGATACCCCGGGTCTGCATATGGAAGAGAAGCGTGCTATTAACCGCCTGATGAACAAGGCGGCAAGTAGCTCCATTGGTGACGTTGAGCTAATCATTTTCGTAGTCGAAGGCACCCGCTGGACGCCGGATGACGAAATGGTGCTGAACAAGCTGCGCGGCGGTAAAGCGCCGGTTATTCTGGCGGTAAATAAAGTCGATAACGTACAGGAAAAAGCGGATCTGTTACCGCACCTGCAGTTCCTCGGCAGCCAGATGAACTTCCTGGATATCGTACCACTCTCTGCTGAGAGTGGGCTGAACGTGGACACCATTGCCGGGATTGTGCATAAGCACCTGCCGGAAGCTATCCACCACTTCCCGGAAGATTACATCACCGACCGTTCACAGCGCTTTATGGCTTCTGAAATCATCCGTGAAAAACTGATGCGTTTCCTGGGCGCAGAGCTGCCGTACTCGGTGACCGTTGAAATCGAACGCTTCGTCTCTAACGAACGTGGTGGATATGATGTCAACGGCCTGATTCTGGTTGAACGTGAAGGCCAGAAGAAGATGGTGATTGGGAACAAAGGTTCCAAGATCAAAACCATCGGTATCGAAGCTCGTAAAGACATGCAGGATATGTTCGAAGCGCCTGTTCACCTGGAACTGTGGGTGAAAGTGAAATCAGGCTGGGCCGATGACGAACGCGCACTGCGTAGTCTCGGTTATACTGACGATCTCTGA
- the recO gene encoding DNA repair protein RecO produces the protein MEGWQRAFVLHSRPWSETSLMLDVFTEESGRVRLVAKGARSKRSNLKGALQPFTPLLVRFGGRGEVKTLRSAEAVSLALPLSGITLYSGLYVNELVSRVLEHETRFSELFFDYLHCIQALAGVTGSPEPALRRFELALLEHLGYGVDFLHCAGSGDEVDDTMTYRYREEKGFIASIVIDNNTFTGRHLKALSTREFPDLDSLRAAKRFTRMALKPYLGGKPLKSRELFRQFVPKR, from the coding sequence ATGGAGGGCTGGCAGCGCGCATTTGTCCTGCATAGTCGTCCCTGGAGCGAAACCAGCCTGATGCTGGACGTCTTCACGGAAGAATCGGGTCGCGTGCGCCTTGTGGCTAAAGGCGCACGTTCCAAACGTTCCAACCTCAAAGGCGCTCTACAGCCTTTTACCCCCCTGTTAGTACGCTTTGGCGGACGTGGCGAAGTCAAAACGCTACGTAGCGCAGAGGCCGTCTCGTTGGCACTCCCTTTAAGCGGCATCACGCTCTACAGCGGCCTGTACGTCAATGAACTGGTGTCCCGCGTACTCGAACACGAAACCCGTTTCTCCGAACTGTTCTTCGACTATTTACACTGTATCCAGGCATTAGCAGGCGTTACCGGCTCACCGGAACCGGCCCTGCGTCGTTTCGAGTTGGCGCTGCTGGAGCATCTGGGTTATGGCGTCGATTTCCTGCACTGCGCGGGGAGCGGGGACGAAGTCGATGACACCATGACTTACCGTTATCGTGAAGAGAAGGGGTTTATCGCCAGTATTGTGATTGATAACAACACCTTCACTGGACGCCATTTGAAGGCGCTGTCGACCCGTGAGTTTCCGGATCTCGACTCTCTGCGCGCTGCAAAACGCTTTACCCGTATGGCGCTGAAGCCGTATCTTGGTGGGAAACCGTTGAAGAGCCGCGAATTATTTCGCCAGTTTGTACCGAAACGATAG
- the pdxJ gene encoding pyridoxine 5'-phosphate synthase, with product MAELLLGVNIDHIATLRNARGTAYPDPVQAAFIAEQAGADGITVHLREDRRHITDRDVRILRQTLDTRMNLEMAVTEEMLTIACETKPHFCCLVPEKRQEVTTEGGLDVAGQLDKMRDACKRLADAGILVSLFIDADNAQIKAAADVGAPYIEIHTGCYADATTDAAQAKELERIAKAATYAVSLGLKVNAGHGLTYHNVKAIAALPEMHELNIGHAIIGRAVMSGLKDAVAEMKRLMLEARG from the coding sequence ATGGCTGAATTACTGTTAGGCGTCAATATTGATCACATTGCCACCCTGCGTAACGCACGCGGCACCGCATACCCGGACCCGGTGCAGGCGGCATTTATTGCCGAACAGGCCGGCGCGGATGGCATCACCGTGCATTTACGCGAAGACCGTCGCCATATCACCGACCGCGACGTGCGTATTCTGCGTCAGACGCTGGACACCCGCATGAATCTGGAAATGGCGGTGACCGAAGAGATGCTGACTATCGCTTGTGAAACCAAGCCGCATTTCTGCTGCCTGGTGCCAGAAAAGCGCCAGGAAGTGACCACCGAAGGTGGTCTGGATGTGGCAGGTCAGTTGGACAAAATGCGCGATGCCTGCAAACGTCTGGCCGATGCGGGCATTCTGGTATCGCTGTTTATCGATGCTGATAATGCGCAGATCAAAGCTGCCGCCGACGTTGGCGCACCGTATATCGAAATTCACACCGGTTGCTACGCCGATGCGACCACCGACGCTGCACAAGCTAAAGAGCTGGAACGCATCGCGAAAGCGGCAACCTATGCCGTTAGCTTGGGCCTGAAGGTTAACGCCGGACACGGTCTGACCTACCACAACGTGAAAGCAATTGCTGCGCTGCCGGAAATGCACGAACTGAACATCGGCCACGCCATTATTGGTCGTGCGGTCATGAGCGGCCTGAAGGACGCTGTGGCCGAGATGAAGCGCCTGATGCTGGAAGCGCGCGGCTAA
- the acpS gene encoding holo-ACP synthase has protein sequence MAILGLGTDIVEIARIEGVIARSGDRLARRVLSDNEWTIWETHQQPVRFLAKRFAVKEAASKALGTGIRNGLAFNQFEVYNDELGKPKLRLWGEAKLLAERMGVAYMHVTLADERHYACATVIIES, from the coding sequence ATGGCGATTTTAGGGTTAGGTACCGACATCGTCGAAATCGCCCGTATCGAAGGTGTGATCGCCCGCAGTGGCGATCGCCTCGCTCGCCGTGTGTTAAGCGATAACGAATGGACCATCTGGGAAACACACCAGCAGCCAGTACGCTTTCTGGCGAAACGCTTTGCGGTCAAAGAGGCCGCATCGAAAGCGCTGGGCACCGGTATTCGCAACGGGCTGGCATTCAATCAGTTTGAAGTTTACAACGATGAATTGGGCAAGCCGAAACTGCGTTTATGGGGAGAGGCAAAATTGCTGGCAGAACGGATGGGGGTGGCGTATATGCATGTGACGCTCGCCGATGAGCGCCACTACGCCTGTGCTACGGTGATCATCGAAAGCTAG
- a CDS encoding YfhL family 4Fe-4S dicluster ferredoxin, with the protein MALLITKKCINCDMCEPECPNEAISMGDSIYEINSDRCTECIGHYETPTCQKVCPIPNTILKDQAHLESEEQLWDKFVQMHHADKI; encoded by the coding sequence ATGGCGCTGTTAATCACCAAAAAATGTATCAACTGCGATATGTGTGAACCGGAATGTCCGAATGAGGCCATTTCGATGGGTGACAGCATTTACGAGATCAACAGCGATCGCTGCACCGAGTGCATCGGCCATTATGAGACGCCGACCTGTCAGAAAGTGTGCCCGATCCCGAATACGATTTTAAAGGATCAGGCACATCTGGAAAGCGAAGAGCAGCTGTGGGACAAGTTTGTCCAGATGCATCACGCGGATAAAATCTAG
- a CDS encoding MurR/RpiR family transcriptional regulator: protein MNCLISIRQRYPQLAQSDRKLADFILAQPDLARHLSSQQLASQSGVSQSSVVKFAQKLGFKGFPALKLALSEAMASNVNPHSVPVHNQICGDDPLRLVGEKLIKDNVAAMHASLDVNSEDKLVETVTLLRSARRIILTGIGASGLVARNFSWKLMKIGLNAVSELDMHALLATVQAMSKDDLLLAISYSGARREINLAADETLRVGGKVLAITGFSPNTLQQRATHCLYTIAEEQATRSAAISSTSAQMMLTDLLFMGLVQQDLENAPERIRHSEALVKKLV, encoded by the coding sequence ATGAATTGTTTAATCAGTATACGCCAGCGTTATCCCCAGCTGGCGCAAAGCGACAGAAAGCTGGCCGATTTTATTCTGGCGCAGCCGGACCTGGCACGTCACTTAAGCTCACAGCAGCTTGCAAGCCAATCCGGGGTCAGCCAGTCCAGCGTGGTAAAATTTGCCCAGAAACTCGGTTTTAAAGGTTTCCCAGCGCTAAAACTGGCCTTAAGTGAAGCGATGGCCAGTAACGTCAATCCGCACTCCGTGCCGGTACATAACCAGATTTGTGGTGATGATCCACTGCGTCTGGTGGGCGAAAAACTGATTAAAGATAATGTGGCGGCCATGCACGCCTCTCTCGACGTCAACAGCGAAGACAAGCTGGTGGAAACGGTAACGCTGTTGCGTAGTGCTCGGCGCATTATCCTGACCGGAATTGGCGCATCGGGCCTGGTAGCGCGCAATTTTAGCTGGAAGTTGATGAAAATCGGGTTAAATGCCGTTTCTGAACTGGATATGCACGCCCTGCTGGCTACCGTCCAGGCCATGTCGAAGGACGATTTGCTGTTGGCTATTTCCTATTCCGGAGCGCGTCGGGAGATTAATCTGGCGGCCGATGAAACCCTACGCGTCGGCGGTAAGGTACTGGCCATTACGGGCTTCTCACCCAATACGCTTCAGCAGCGGGCGACACATTGCCTCTACACCATCGCGGAAGAACAGGCCACACGTAGCGCGGCAATTTCCTCGACCAGCGCGCAGATGATGCTGACGGATTTACTGTTTATGGGATTGGTGCAACAGGATCTGGAGAATGCACCGGAGCGTATTCGTCACAGCGAAGCGCTGGTGAAAAAGCTGGTTTGA
- the yfhb gene encoding phosphatidylglycerophosphatase C: MTSHSRHVVFFDLDGTLHQQDLFGAFIRYLLRRLPLNTLLVLPLLPIIGAAMLLKGRAARWPMSVLLWGCTFARREATLNALEASFIIWFRATVTPFPVVQQRLDSYLSRQDADVWLITGSPQTLVERAYADAPWMSRINLIGSQMRRAFGGRVLSVRCLGHEKVVQLEQRLGTPLRLYSGYSDSKQDNPLLYFCEHRWRVTPHGELEQLE; the protein is encoded by the coding sequence TTGACAAGCCATTCTCGCCATGTGGTGTTTTTCGATCTTGATGGCACGTTACATCAGCAAGATCTGTTCGGAGCATTTATCCGTTATTTGCTGCGCCGCTTACCGCTCAATACGTTGCTGGTATTGCCATTGCTGCCAATTATCGGCGCCGCTATGTTACTCAAGGGACGCGCAGCACGCTGGCCAATGAGCGTGCTACTGTGGGGCTGCACATTCGCTCGCCGTGAAGCGACGCTTAATGCGCTAGAGGCGAGTTTTATTATCTGGTTTCGTGCCACGGTAACGCCGTTCCCGGTGGTGCAGCAACGCTTAGACAGCTACCTAAGTCGACAGGATGCCGATGTCTGGCTAATTACCGGATCGCCGCAGACGCTTGTTGAACGCGCCTACGCTGACGCGCCGTGGATGTCTCGCATCAACCTGATTGGTAGCCAGATGCGCCGTGCCTTTGGCGGGCGTGTTTTATCTGTGCGCTGCCTGGGCCATGAAAAAGTGGTACAGCTTGAGCAACGTCTTGGTACGCCGCTGCGTCTTTACAGCGGGTATAGCGACAGTAAGCAGGATAACCCGCTACTTTATTTTTGTGAGCACCGCTGGCGCGTGACGCCACACGGTGAACTGGAGCAGCTTGAATAA
- the tadA gene encoding tRNA adenosine(34) deaminase TadA, whose product MSDTELNHEYWMRHALMLAKRAWDEGEVPVGAVLVHKNQVIGEGWNRPIGRHDPTAHAEIMALRQGGLVLQNYRLIDTTLYVTLEPCVMCAGAMVHGRIGNLVFGARDAKTGAAGSLIDVLHHPGMNHRVEIAEGVLADECSAMLSDFFRHRRQQQKALKQAAKHD is encoded by the coding sequence TTGTCTGATACTGAACTCAACCATGAATACTGGATGCGCCATGCGCTGATGCTTGCCAAACGCGCCTGGGACGAAGGGGAGGTGCCGGTAGGCGCTGTGCTGGTGCATAAAAACCAGGTGATAGGCGAAGGCTGGAATCGCCCGATTGGTCGTCACGATCCGACGGCACATGCGGAAATTATGGCGTTACGCCAGGGCGGCCTGGTGCTGCAAAACTATCGGCTTATCGATACCACGCTGTATGTGACTCTGGAACCTTGCGTCATGTGTGCGGGCGCCATGGTACACGGCCGTATTGGCAATCTGGTGTTTGGCGCGCGCGATGCTAAAACCGGCGCGGCGGGTTCGTTGATTGACGTATTACATCATCCCGGAATGAACCATCGAGTTGAGATCGCTGAAGGTGTGTTGGCCGACGAATGCTCGGCGATGTTGAGTGATTTCTTCCGCCACCGTCGGCAGCAGCAAAAAGCGTTAAAGCAGGCGGCGAAGCACGATTAA
- the mltF gene encoding membrane-bound lytic murein transglycosylase MltF: protein MKKLKINYLLIGVVTLLLAAALWPSIPWFGKPENRIAAIKERGELRVSTVQSPLTYSTYNDKDIGLDYELAQQFADYLGVKLKITVRQNISQLFDDLDHNDADMLAAGLVYNSERVKNYQPGPTYYSVSQQLVYRVGNTRPRSLSNITAGQLIVAPGQVVINDLHSLKQKKYPDLSWTVDDKRASVDLMQAVIDGKLDYTIADSVAIGLFQRVHPELAVALDITDEQPVTWFSLQDDDNTLTAAMLDFFNNINDDGTLARLEEKYLGHGNDFDYVDTRSFLRAVDNVLPDLQPLFEKYASEIDWRLLAAISYQESHWDPLATSPTGVRGLMMLTKNTAQSLGLTDRTDAEQSISGGMRYIEDMMDKVPDTVPQGERIWFALAAYNLGYAHMLDARALTAKQKGNPDSWADVKQRLPLLSQKPWYSKLTYGYARGHEAYAYVENIRKYQISLVGYLQEKEQREAEEKAIAQAYPSVSPDELHQGDNAFGLFSFLRRSDYSNGDPSLLRFSPKK, encoded by the coding sequence TTGAAAAAACTTAAGATTAATTATCTGCTCATCGGCGTTGTGACGCTGTTGCTGGCAGCGGCCCTATGGCCATCAATTCCCTGGTTTGGCAAACCAGAAAACCGAATCGCCGCGATCAAAGAGCGGGGGGAGCTGCGCGTCAGTACCGTGCAATCCCCGCTGACCTACAGTACCTATAATGATAAAGATATTGGCCTCGACTATGAGTTAGCTCAGCAGTTTGCTGACTACCTCGGCGTGAAGCTGAAAATCACCGTGCGGCAGAATATCAGCCAGCTTTTTGATGACCTTGACCATAACGACGCCGATATGCTGGCGGCGGGGCTGGTCTATAACAGCGAACGGGTCAAAAACTATCAGCCCGGCCCCACCTACTACTCCGTTTCACAGCAGTTGGTTTATCGCGTGGGTAATACGCGGCCTCGTAGCCTCAGTAACATCACCGCAGGCCAGCTCATCGTGGCCCCTGGGCAGGTGGTCATAAACGATCTGCACAGTTTAAAACAGAAGAAGTACCCAGACCTGTCATGGACCGTTGACGACAAACGCGCGTCGGTCGATCTGATGCAGGCGGTTATCGATGGCAAACTGGACTACACCATTGCCGATTCGGTGGCGATTGGTCTATTCCAGCGTGTTCATCCTGAACTGGCGGTAGCGCTGGATATCACTGACGAGCAGCCGGTCACCTGGTTTAGCCTACAGGATGATGACAATACGCTCACAGCCGCAATGCTCGACTTCTTCAACAACATTAATGATGACGGCACCCTTGCCCGTCTGGAAGAAAAGTATCTCGGCCACGGCAATGATTTTGACTATGTTGATACGCGTTCATTCCTGCGCGCGGTCGATAACGTATTGCCCGATTTACAGCCGCTATTTGAAAAGTACGCTAGCGAGATCGACTGGCGCCTGCTGGCAGCCATTTCTTATCAGGAGTCGCACTGGGATCCGCTCGCTACCTCCCCCACCGGCGTGCGTGGTCTGATGATGCTCACCAAAAATACCGCCCAGAGTCTGGGATTAACCGACAGAACCGATGCCGAGCAAAGCATCAGCGGCGGGATGCGTTACATCGAAGATATGATGGACAAGGTTCCGGATACCGTGCCGCAAGGTGAACGAATCTGGTTTGCGCTCGCCGCCTATAATCTCGGTTATGCCCATATGCTCGACGCACGTGCGCTCACCGCAAAACAAAAAGGCAACCCTGATAGCTGGGCCGATGTGAAGCAGCGTCTGCCGTTACTGAGCCAGAAACCCTGGTATAGCAAGCTGACCTACGGTTATGCCCGTGGGCATGAAGCTTACGCTTACGTTGAGAATATTCGTAAGTACCAGATAAGCCTCGTCGGCTATTTGCAGGAAAAAGAACAGCGGGAAGCGGAAGAGAAGGCAATTGCTCAGGCCTATCCTTCGGTATCGCCAGATGAACTGCATCAGGGCGATAATGCTTTTGGGCTGTTCTCATTTTTACGCCGGAGCGATTACAGCAACGGCGACCCGTCATTGCTGAGATTCTCACCGAAAAAATAA